The genomic interval CACAAAGGTGTTATTTAAACTCTTAGGGATCCCTTGTGGCCAATGAACAATTAAGGGGGAAGCGATACCTCCTTCGTAAGTATAGTGCTTATATTCTTTATAAGGGGTGCTGCTTAAATTAGCCCAATTAATACGGTAGCTTTCAAAAGTGTCTTCTTTTCCGTTAACTTCCTTACTCTTGCCGCTACTGATAAATTCTGCACAAGCACCGTTATCACTCAGGAATAAAATAAGTGTATTATCAAGCACACCCTTTTCCTTTAATTTACCCACAATCTGCCCGATTCCCTGATCCATGATATCGATTTGAGCTGCATAGATAGCCATCCTCATTGCCATTTCTTCCTGCTGCTCTGCCGACAAGCTGTCCCATGCCTCTATTTGTGTATCACGTGGACTCATTTTTACATGCTCACCAAATAAGCCTAATGCCTTTTGCCGTTCAAACCGCCCTTCCCTAAGCTTATCCCAACCTGCCAAATAGCGTTCTTTGTATTTGTCGATTTCTTTCTGTAGTGCGTGCAGGGGCCAATGTGGTGCTGTATAAGCCACGTATAAAAAAAATGGATTTTTATTTCCTTCAGTGAAATGCTGATCTATATAACGTACGCTGCTGTCACTGATGGCCGTTGTCAGATAAAAATCTTCCGGAGCTTTGTACCTGGAATTACCACTATATACAACAGGTGTAAAATAATTTGCTCCGCCCGGAATAATACCAAAATACCTGTCAAACCCCCGTTGCAATGGCCAATTGTCAGTTACCATTCCATCTATCTTCCGCTCGTTCGTTAAATGCCATTTTCCTGACATGTAAGTTGAGTAGCCGGCGGACTTGACAACTTCCGCAATGGTTACACAATTATCGTTCAGGTTTCCCTGATAAGCCGGAGTGCCCAGGTCGGCGGCGGCCATCCAGCCCATACCGGCTTGGTGGGGGTAAACACCCGTTAGCAGTGAAGCTCTTGTCGGACAACACCTTGCTGCATTATAAAACTGTTTGTAACGTAATCCTTTGGCAGCTAACAGGTCAAGATTCGGAGTTTCAACCTCTCCACCGTAACTGCCGATATCAGAAAAGCCCAAATCATCGGCTAAAATAAGTACAATATTAGGTCGGTCTTGTGCGTTTGCTAAAGGTGCAATCAGTAAGAAAATACATAAGACACTGATGATTCTGTTTTTCATAATTTAGGGTTCAGTCTCTGCTTAATCAAAAATAAAATTTATTTTCGGGTCTTCGAAACTATGACGAGAAAGAAAGAATGAAAATCAAAACCTTTACAAGCTCTTTACTACTATTTGCTACACTGCTAGTCAGCTGTAACACAAGCAAAACAGAAAACGTCCAAAATACCAATACCAATCAGTTGCTCCACGTTCAAACTGGACAACAACCACAAGATTCGCTTCTCTACGAGAGCGAAACGTTGACAATCCGTCAAATCTCAGAACATGTTTATGAACATACCTCCTACCTGTCTACCGAGGACTTCGGGAATGTACCATGCAATGGAATGATTGTCTTTAACGGAACTGATGCGATTGTTTTTGACACACCAGCGGATGCGACGAGTTCCGAAGAGCTATTGAAGAAATTGGATGAAATGGGGCTTCGGACAAAAGCAGTCGTTGCCACACATTTCCATGCAGACTGTATAGCCGGACTAAACCAGTTCCATGCGCAGAACATACCTTCTTACGCGAACACGCGCACAATTGTCAAACTAGATGAATTAAATTCAGAAACGATGCCACAAAACGGATTTGATAATGACCTTGAACTTGAGCTTGGCAGTCAAAAAGTCTATGCAAAATATTTTGGTGAAGGTCATACCAAGGACAATATTGTCGGTTATTTTCCAGCGGAAAAGGTGCTGTTTGGTGGTTGTCTTATCAAAGAAATGGATGCAGGAAAGGGGAATCTTGAAGATGCGAATACAGATGCGTGGTCTGCTACCGTATCAAAAATCAAAAGAAAATACCCCGATATACAACTGGTTGTTCCGGGTCATGGGGCGACAGGCGGCCCGGAGCTTTTGGATTACACCATTGCTTTATTTGAGTAAATATCGGTATACCCAGGTCGTGATCTACTGCAAACAAAAAATCTATCATATTGTTAGTTAAACTAATAAGCTGATTCTCAAAGGACAAAAGTTATTACGAATCACTTAAAGTAGATTTTTTTTCTAACAAAAATATGTGGTATGAATTTAATCGAAATGATCAAAGAAGAAATAGACGGCAGTGTTCTTTCTTCAATAAGTCAAAAAGCGGGTATTAGCGAGGAACAAGCAGAAAATGGATTCTCCGTTGCTATTCCGGCTGTATTAGGCGGGATTCTGAAAAACAATGATGGTGAAAATTCGGGGTTATTAAGTGGTTTATTTGTTCAGGGCACTACGGATGATCAACCTACAGAGGATGATTCGCAGTTATTGGATCGTGGTAGTGCAATGGCAAGTAACCTCTTCGGTACCGAACGTGAATCACTAACAAATGAACTTTCTAATGCAACCGGACTTAATCATGATCGTTCATCCGGACTTTTGGCAATGATCGTCCCCACGATAACTGGTTTGATAAGCAAGCTCATGACCAAACATAATTGGAATTTTTCAGATGTTTTAGGCAGAGTGGTATCGAGTAAAGACGAGATATTCTCATCTTTACCAACAGGCTTGCGCAATTCGTTCGGATTGGCTGATATCGGCGTGCCACAAGTACCGGATGTGCCAGAGAGCCCTATTATTGAGACTGATACACCGGAAGTGGATTTACCTCCGACCGACTTTCCGAAGACCGATACGCCACCTACAGAGCGATCACCTGACACGGAGGGTGCGATTGAGGTTCCACCCGCTCCCATTCCACCACTTGTAGACGAACCAGAGGTAGTGGAAGAGCCAAAGGTTCCTGAAGTTGATGAAGTAAATGTCACCAACGAGCCTTTAGAAACGATAGAGGATACACCTGTCCGGGAGGAGCCGTTAGAGCCTGAAATAATGGAGGCCGAGCTGACAGACGCTGGTAAGAGACAAGATGAATCACTAAATCAGGAGCCTGTAACACCAGAAACGGTTGCACGTGAGGCTGTCGTAGAACAGGAAGTGAATGAACCGGAACAGATTCCACCACGCGCAGCGATACCCCCCGAACCACCAGCTAAGTCAGGAGGAATGTTACGATGGGTCTTGATCATCGTCCTTATTATCCTGATCCTATGGTGGCTCCTATAAGCTTCTTTTAAAATTGATTTCCTATAAGGATTAATCCACAACGCTGATGAGGAACTGGGCGATCTCGTCTATTTTCTCATCAGCAATATACCGATACATCGCATGTCCTTTTCCTTCCATTACGTGGAGGATGGACTGTGTATCGCCGATTTCATCCATCCGCTTTTTTAATGCGTGACCAAAGTCGACATGAATCAGTTTGTCCTGATCCCCGTGATAGATCAATACCGGAGGCGCTTTTCTTTTGATCACACTTGCATCTTCCAAGCCGCCCCAAAGATCCACAACTGCCTGTACCGGTAGAACTCGCTGTCCAGATACATAAGCTGTATGAAGCACGGTCATTGCCCCTGCTGATCCACCAGAAATTGCCAGCTTAGAAACATCAAGATGATAATCTTTTTTATGCTTTTTAACCCACCTAAAGACAGACACGAGATCGTCTGATGCATTCTGAATAGCCATCTGTAAACCGGGGTGGAACTCGCCGCCAGACGGCACTCCCTTTGCCATATTAGCCGATGCACTTGCGCCGGGTATTTTATTGTGTTTCAAACTAAGCCAATAATTTATAGAAAGAACTGCAAAACCTTTTGAAGCGAGTTTTGAGCAAATTTCAGCTACTGTCTTGTTATATTTATCACCACCAGCAAAGCCACCACCATGGACAAAGACAAAAATGGGCAGCTTTTTACTGTTATTAATTGCTGGTAGATAAAGGTCCAGTAATTTATCGGACGAGGTATCACCGTTCAGTGAATCAGGCTGCGGAGCATAACGCAAGTTTCGAAAGGTGATCACACTATCGGAGGGTTGATCTTTCCCCGTGCCTTGCGTTAACTGATCAGCAATTGCACTCTTAAAGCTTATAAAACATATAAATAAGATACAGAGCTTTTTTAATTTCATTGTTTTGGTTTTTTTGATTAGTGTACGTTGGCCCACCATCTTGAATAGTGACGAGTGGTATCCGTTAAACTTACTTCCTCGCCAATCATCGGCGTAAGAAGAGGGATTCCATGCTCCCCGTTTAATTCGGTAATTTTATTTAATGGCTCATTCCAGGGATGATAAGCAAGTCTAAACTTACCCGAATGCACTGGAAATACTCGTTTTGCCCCCAAATCAGCTCCCGCTTTCAATACTTCCTCAGGCAACATATGAATAGCCTGCCAAGCTGGATTATATTGTCCATTATCTAGCATAGCTAAATCTATCGGCCCGTATTTTTTACCGATCTCGGCAAAATGCTTTCCATAACCGCTGTCCCCTCCAATGTATATTTTCAATTCCGGCGAAGCCAAGAGGAAAGACATCCACAGCGTATTATTACGGGCAAAGCCCCGACCAGAAAAATGCCGTGTCGGCACCGTATAGAGCATCAAATTATTCTCCAGCTCCACCCTTTCGTACCAGTTTCTTTCTACGATTCGATCTGTCGGATAGCCCCATCGTTCAAAATGCTGACCCACACCAAGTCCGCAAATCACCGTCCCTACTTTCTCTTTTAATTTGACAACCGTTTCATAATCAAGATGATCGTAATGATCATGCGTAATCAGCAGGTAATCGATGGAAGGCATATCATCACCTGAATAAATATCCGATCCTTTAAAAGAAAGGTTGGTGCCCGGAAGTGGAGAGGCATTCCCACTAAAAACAGGATCTACCAGAAAACGCTTGCCTTCTACCTGTAGATAATAGGATGAATGGCCAAACCAGACGAGTACATTGCTATCAATTGGCAATTGATGTAAGTCGGTTTTTATTGAAGGCAGCGAATCAACCGGAGTGGTTTCTGGAAACTTAGCGAAAAGAAAGTTGTAAAAAACTTTCGCCATTGAATACCCTTCCGTTAAAGACGGTGTTTCTTCTATATTTTGGAATGCATTGTTCTTATAATTGTCGGCTTGCTTAATCTGCTCTAGTCGCTTGCCTTTAGGCGCTTGGCCAAACTTTGGCTGCCGCATATAGAGCACGATGGCGAGTACGGCAAGTGCCACAATGCTTATCAGGATGATCATTACCTTTTTAATTAGGGTCAAAATATTGCTCGTTAAAGATGAACAATATCCTAATTTTCTAGATAAATGCCAACCTGATTACCCACTTATCTCAAACGCGTCAGTTTATTCAACAATCAATTTCGGTGTAATGAAATTCGGATCAATAACCATGATCGTTTCACCATCTTTTTCCTCGAAGCTAACTGTACTGATATTCATATAGCGCGGATGAATCTTGCTCTCGCTCCGATGCGAATGAAACACGATTCGTAACTGTCCATCCTTATCTTCAAACATGGCACTATGTCCTACTCCAACCAAATGGCCGGGCTTTTGCAAAATGGGATTACCATCATATTTGGTCCACGGACCGTTGACATGATCTGCGGTTGCAAAACCAATTCCGTAGAACGGGCTCTCGTAACTGTTCGCAGAATAAGTCATATAATATTTTCCATCATGTTTTAACACATAGGGTCCTTCATTTACACGTGGCCAAACCTCTTCCCAGTCCTGAGAC from Pedobacter indicus carries:
- a CDS encoding alpha/beta hydrolase, with translation MKLKKLCILFICFISFKSAIADQLTQGTGKDQPSDSVITFRNLRYAPQPDSLNGDTSSDKLLDLYLPAINNSKKLPIFVFVHGGGFAGGDKYNKTVAEICSKLASKGFAVLSINYWLSLKHNKIPGASASANMAKGVPSGGEFHPGLQMAIQNASDDLVSVFRWVKKHKKDYHLDVSKLAISGGSAGAMTVLHTAYVSGQRVLPVQAVVDLWGGLEDASVIKRKAPPVLIYHGDQDKLIHVDFGHALKKRMDEIGDTQSILHVMEGKGHAMYRYIADEKIDEIAQFLISVVD
- a CDS encoding MBL fold metallo-hydrolase codes for the protein MIILISIVALAVLAIVLYMRQPKFGQAPKGKRLEQIKQADNYKNNAFQNIEETPSLTEGYSMAKVFYNFLFAKFPETTPVDSLPSIKTDLHQLPIDSNVLVWFGHSSYYLQVEGKRFLVDPVFSGNASPLPGTNLSFKGSDIYSGDDMPSIDYLLITHDHYDHLDYETVVKLKEKVGTVICGLGVGQHFERWGYPTDRIVERNWYERVELENNLMLYTVPTRHFSGRGFARNNTLWMSFLLASPELKIYIGGDSGYGKHFAEIGKKYGPIDLAMLDNGQYNPAWQAIHMLPEEVLKAGADLGAKRVFPVHSGKFRLAYHPWNEPLNKITELNGEHGIPLLTPMIGEEVSLTDTTRHYSRWWANVH
- the bla gene encoding subclass B1 metallo-beta-lactamase, with the protein product MKIKTFTSSLLLFATLLVSCNTSKTENVQNTNTNQLLHVQTGQQPQDSLLYESETLTIRQISEHVYEHTSYLSTEDFGNVPCNGMIVFNGTDAIVFDTPADATSSEELLKKLDEMGLRTKAVVATHFHADCIAGLNQFHAQNIPSYANTRTIVKLDELNSETMPQNGFDNDLELELGSQKVYAKYFGEGHTKDNIVGYFPAEKVLFGGCLIKEMDAGKGNLEDANTDAWSATVSKIKRKYPDIQLVVPGHGATGGPELLDYTIALFE
- a CDS encoding DUF937 domain-containing protein, which translates into the protein MNLIEMIKEEIDGSVLSSISQKAGISEEQAENGFSVAIPAVLGGILKNNDGENSGLLSGLFVQGTTDDQPTEDDSQLLDRGSAMASNLFGTERESLTNELSNATGLNHDRSSGLLAMIVPTITGLISKLMTKHNWNFSDVLGRVVSSKDEIFSSLPTGLRNSFGLADIGVPQVPDVPESPIIETDTPEVDLPPTDFPKTDTPPTERSPDTEGAIEVPPAPIPPLVDEPEVVEEPKVPEVDEVNVTNEPLETIEDTPVREEPLEPEIMEAELTDAGKRQDESLNQEPVTPETVAREAVVEQEVNEPEQIPPRAAIPPEPPAKSGGMLRWVLIIVLIILILWWLL